A part of Vespertiliibacter pulmonis genomic DNA contains:
- a CDS encoding isochorismate synthase — translation MSLFTELKQKLSQQLDRLPNEQAGLIELKAKVTLENRNLEINLLSWLKGQSTFPQYFWQSRDQQLTFATIGTVIQFDEISHAQHFSQQTGFRLFGGIKFEGQCHFILPRLVLTKKSDQLTACLYVNPQEKSKYIELIDQLEYCSNVHSIFPTHILSSNKVSDFPRWEDLLQNAIQAIKQQQFCKVVLANATTLTVEEPISAYDLLTASQQKNTGCYHFLWAENANSTFIGSSPECLYQRNGRQLQTEALAGTVAVTQDLNQTEHNRLWLLNDKKNIHENQLVVDDIQQHLQDCCDDISINEIEIKKLHNVQHLRRKIQATLHPTINDADCLTRIHPTAAVAGLPRSKALAFISYNEGFTRGWYAAAFGSFSQHSSEFCVALRSGLVSNNQITFYAGAGIVEDSQAQSEWQEIERKALALASLLQ, via the coding sequence ATGTCCCTTTTTACTGAATTAAAACAAAAACTTAGCCAACAATTAGATCGGCTTCCCAATGAACAAGCTGGACTAATTGAACTCAAGGCTAAAGTAACCTTAGAAAACCGTAATTTAGAAATCAATCTACTGAGCTGGTTAAAAGGACAAAGCACTTTTCCGCAATATTTTTGGCAAAGCCGAGATCAACAACTTACCTTTGCGACTATCGGCACAGTCATCCAATTTGATGAAATTAGCCACGCTCAACATTTCAGCCAACAAACTGGTTTTCGCCTTTTTGGTGGTATTAAATTTGAAGGGCAATGCCATTTCATTCTGCCTCGTTTAGTTTTGACAAAAAAAAGCGATCAACTAACCGCTTGCCTATACGTTAATCCACAAGAAAAAAGTAAGTACATTGAGCTAATAGATCAATTAGAATACTGTAGCAATGTACATTCAATTTTCCCAACACATATCTTATCAAGTAACAAAGTCAGCGATTTTCCTCGTTGGGAAGATTTGCTCCAAAATGCAATTCAAGCGATCAAACAGCAACAATTCTGTAAAGTTGTACTCGCTAACGCCACAACACTGACTGTTGAAGAACCTATCTCTGCCTATGATCTACTTACGGCTAGCCAACAAAAAAATACTGGGTGTTACCATTTTTTATGGGCTGAAAACGCCAATTCCACATTTATTGGCTCAAGCCCAGAGTGTCTTTACCAACGTAATGGCAGACAGCTACAAACAGAAGCATTAGCTGGAACAGTCGCTGTTACCCAAGATCTCAATCAAACTGAACATAACCGTCTATGGCTACTGAACGATAAGAAAAATATTCACGAAAACCAGCTTGTGGTAGATGATATACAGCAACATTTACAAGATTGTTGTGATGACATCTCTATCAATGAGATTGAGATTAAGAAACTTCATAATGTGCAACATTTACGCCGTAAAATTCAAGCCACATTACACCCAACCATAAATGATGCCGATTGCTTAACTCGTATTCACCCAACAGCTGCTGTTGCTGGCTTACCTCGTTCAAAGGCTTTAGCCTTTATTTCTTATAACGAAGGTTTTACTCGTGGTTGGTATGCCGCTGCGTTTGGATCTTTTTCCCAACATTCCTCAGAATTTTGTGTAGCGCTACGCTCAGGACTAGTTTCAAATAATCAGATTACATTCTATGCAGGTGCAGGTATTGTTGAGGATTCCCAAGCTCAATCCGAATGGCAAGAAATCGAACGTAAAGCATTGGCTCTAGCCAGCCTATTACAATAA
- the rarD gene encoding EamA family transporter RarD — protein MIRGVVFAILSNILFGTGYYFAVLLLPLDDMGMFGLRVIVLIPLILLVIFIFSQQKDFNDLWQKIVKKPPLVLIILLLAMNVGVQLWLFIYAPNNGQALPVSIGYLLLPIVASALGKLVFKEHFTPLKWGALLFAAIGVAVNLILTNSISWATFIAAFGYPIYIVLRRYFDINSLATLVVELCLCLPVAVYYVAQSDLTFVQQQNPYFYGYLILFGLVNCIAFISYIRSSNLLPVNVLGLLGYFEPLVMLIISFLIGEILDAKSYLLMICLSLSIVLLIWDSLNKGEIKS, from the coding sequence ATGATTAGAGGCGTTGTATTTGCTATATTGTCAAATATATTATTTGGCACAGGTTACTATTTTGCGGTATTGCTACTGCCTCTTGATGATATGGGAATGTTCGGTTTACGAGTAATTGTTTTAATTCCATTGATTTTATTGGTTATATTTATTTTTTCTCAGCAAAAAGATTTTAATGACCTTTGGCAAAAAATTGTCAAGAAGCCACCGCTTGTTTTGATTATTTTATTACTTGCAATGAATGTCGGCGTACAATTATGGCTTTTCATATATGCCCCAAATAATGGGCAGGCTTTGCCTGTTTCAATTGGTTATTTACTGTTGCCAATTGTTGCGTCCGCTTTAGGCAAACTTGTTTTTAAAGAGCATTTCACGCCATTAAAGTGGGGAGCATTACTGTTTGCAGCCATTGGCGTAGCTGTTAATTTAATCTTAACAAATAGCATTTCGTGGGCGACTTTTATTGCAGCATTTGGTTACCCTATTTATATTGTTTTACGCCGTTATTTTGATATAAATAGCCTTGCAACATTAGTGGTTGAGCTATGTTTATGTTTGCCTGTTGCTGTTTATTATGTTGCACAGTCAGATCTTACCTTTGTACAACAACAGAACCCCTACTTTTATGGTTACTTAATCCTATTTGGATTAGTCAATTGTATTGCATTTATTAGTTATATCCGATCCAGTAACTTACTTCCTGTCAATGTGCTAGGGCTATTAGGCTATTTTGAACCCTTAGTAATGCTAATCATCTCATTTTTAATTGGTGAAATATTAGATGCTAAATCATATCTGTTAATGATTTGTCTTAGCTTATCGATTGTTTTATTGATTTGGGATAGTTTGAATAAAGGTGAAATAAAATCTTGA
- a CDS encoding pyridoxal phosphate-dependent aminotransferase, with amino-acid sequence MERFTKTDKLANVRYDIRGPIHKEAIRLEEEGHKILKLNIGNPAPFGFDAPAEILVDVIRNLPTAQGYCDSKGLYSARKAIVQYYQLKGLLDIDVNDVYIGNGVSELITMSMQALLNEGDEILIPAPDYPLWTAASTLAGGKAVHYLCDEDNGWFPDLDDIRSKITPKTKAILVINPNNPTGAVYSRQLLLDIAQIAREHNLMLLSDEIYEKIVYDGAVHHHLAALAPDLLTVTYNGLSKAYRVAGFRQGWMVLNGPKHQAKGFIDGLDTLSSMRLCANTPMQHAIQTALGGYQSINEFILPGGRLLEQRNKAYELITQIPGISCVKPMGAMYMFPKIDTEMYGITNDQQFILDLLQQERVLLVQGSGFNWPKPDHFRVVTLPHVDQLEEAMSRLAKFLQTYSQK; translated from the coding sequence ATGGAGCGATTTACAAAAACTGATAAGTTAGCGAATGTACGTTATGATATTCGAGGTCCAATTCATAAAGAGGCAATTCGTCTTGAGGAAGAGGGGCATAAAATTTTAAAATTAAACATTGGTAACCCAGCGCCTTTTGGATTCGATGCACCTGCAGAAATTTTGGTTGATGTTATTCGTAATTTGCCAACAGCACAAGGCTATTGTGATTCCAAAGGATTGTATTCTGCCCGTAAAGCGATTGTGCAGTATTATCAGCTTAAAGGGTTGCTAGATATTGATGTAAATGACGTTTATATTGGTAATGGGGTTTCTGAGCTGATTACAATGTCAATGCAGGCTTTGCTCAATGAGGGAGATGAAATTTTAATTCCAGCTCCTGATTACCCACTTTGGACAGCCGCTTCAACCCTGGCAGGGGGTAAAGCTGTACATTATCTTTGTGATGAAGATAATGGCTGGTTTCCTGATTTAGATGATATACGGTCTAAAATTACTCCTAAAACAAAAGCGATTTTAGTGATTAACCCAAATAATCCAACAGGGGCAGTATATAGCCGACAATTACTGTTAGATATTGCTCAGATTGCCCGTGAACATAATTTGATGTTGTTATCTGATGAAATATACGAAAAAATTGTGTATGACGGCGCTGTTCATCATCACCTTGCAGCATTAGCCCCAGATTTATTAACGGTAACTTATAATGGATTATCGAAAGCCTATCGGGTGGCAGGATTTCGTCAGGGTTGGATGGTGTTAAATGGACCAAAGCATCAAGCAAAAGGATTTATTGATGGTTTAGACACACTTTCTTCTATGCGATTATGTGCGAATACGCCAATGCAACACGCTATACAGACAGCATTGGGTGGCTATCAAAGTATCAATGAATTTATTTTACCTGGTGGGCGGTTATTAGAGCAACGTAACAAAGCCTATGAATTGATTACGCAAATTCCAGGCATTAGTTGTGTTAAACCAATGGGCGCAATGTATATGTTCCCGAAAATTGATACAGAAATGTATGGTATTACAAATGATCAGCAGTTCATTTTAGATTTGTTACAACAGGAACGAGTGCTATTAGTGCAAGGTTCAGGGTTTAATTGGCCAAAACCTGATCATTTCCGTGTGGTAACATTGCCTCACGTTGATCAGCTAGAAGAAGCGATGAGTCGATTAGCGAAATTCTTACAAACCTATTCGCAGAAATAG